The following are encoded in a window of Podospora pseudoanserina strain CBS 124.78 chromosome 6, whole genome shotgun sequence genomic DNA:
- the TRP4 gene encoding anthranilate phosphoribosyltransferase (COG:E; BUSCO:EOG09262N10; EggNog:ENOG503NWSM), protein MSSQTAPAELPPVDIKPLLSRLWPVGHPDTVSPDEIANAISYFFTNQVSDVQAGSLLMCLHFTGLDRQAEVLSRTAQAMLKSAAKIDVDELRNVVDSRRRPEGDYQGGLVDIVGTGGDSHNTFNISTTSSILASSILLIAKHGNKASTSKSGSADLLNCMTPLPPKISLITPSTISLLYSRSNYGFLFAPVFHPGMKYVAPIRRQLPWRTIFNLVGPLANPTDISSPPLLEARMIGVARKDIGPVFASALVMAGAKKAMVVCGDEELDEISCAGETLCWRIVDGKTENFRLHPRDFGLPAHPLSEVSPGKEPQENAAILTRILNGEVPDDDPILHFVLINTAALFVVAGVTEAETSDMGYGDDGKVITERGPGGGRWKEGVRRARWAVKSGEAARQWARFVEVTNSFPEE, encoded by the exons ATGTCGTCGCAAACAGCCCCCGCCGAGCTCCCCCCAGTCGACATTAAAcctcttctctctcgacTCTGGCCAGTAGGCCACCCAGACACCGTCTCCCCCGACGAGATCGCCAATGCCATCTCCtacttcttcaccaaccaagTCTCCGATGTCCAAGCCGGCTCCCTCCTCATGTGCCTGCACTTCACCGGCCTCGACCGCCAAGCAGAAGTGCTCTCCAGGACGGCGCAAGCCATGTTGAAATCAGCCGCCAAAATCGACGTAGATGAGCTTCGCAACGTAGTCGACTCCCGCCGGCGACCAGAAGGCGACTACCAAGGAGGCCTT gtcGACATAGTCGGCACAGGAGGCGACTCCCACAACACATtcaacatctccaccacctcctccatcctcgcctcctccatcctcctcatcgccaaaCACGGCAACAaagcctccacctccaaatcCGGCTCggccgacctcctcaactgCATgactcccctcccccccaaaatctccctcatcaccccctccaccatttCTCTTCTGTATTCCCGTTCCAACTACggcttcctcttcgcccCGGTATTCCACCCAGGAATGAAATACGTCGCCCCCATCCGCCGCCAGCTCCCCTGGAGAACAATTTTCAACCTTGTCGGCCCCCTAGCAAACCCAACTgacatctcctccccccccctcctcgaagCACGCATGATCGGTGTAGCGCGTAAAGATATCGGTCCTGTCTTCGCCTCTGCCTTGGTTATGGCCGGAGCAAAAAAGGCAATGGTTgtttgtggtgatgaggagctAGATGAGATTTCTTGTGCGGGGGAGACGCTCTGCTGGAGGATTGTGGACGGGAAGACGGAAAATTTCCGGTTGCATCCGCGAGACTTCGGGCTGCCAGCTCACCCGCTTAGTGAGGTCTCTCCGGGCAAGGAACCGCAGGAGAATGCGGCGATTTTGACGAGGATTCTGAACGGGGAGGTGCCGGATGATGATCCTATTTTGCATTTTGTGCTGATCAACACGGCGGcgttgtttgttgttgcggGGGTTACCGAGGCGGAGACGAGTGATATGGGGTATGGGGATGACGGGAAGGTCATTACTGAAAGGGggccgggaggggggaggtggaaggaaggagTTAGAAGGGCGAGGTGGGCGGTCAAGAGCGGGGAGGCGGCGAGGCAGTGGGCGAGGTTTGTCGAGGTTACAAACTCGTTTCCCGAAGAGTAG
- a CDS encoding hypothetical protein (EggNog:ENOG503P3UV), with product MDFAPYQSSPPEHTRSPSNSTTAGSPRTSLDTTRRGAFSPSNYQHRPPANSPPPLQHPQPQRAWSGDNVGRYQSPLAANVWTSGDSYQNETGNGVASSAMGDYFSSLGAREGMVSEFDTSLGLRLDYEACLAYLAFPPLGGILLLILERKSDYVRFHAWQSSLLFTGLFVLHLLFSWSSFLSWVMFLGDLVLIGWLVLNAYRDADTLDRYEVPIVGRIASRILDDE from the exons atgGACTTTGCACCCTATCAGTCCTCCCCACCAGAGCACACCCGCTCCCCatccaacagcaccaccgctGGGTCACCGAGAACGTCACTCGACACAACACGCAGGGGAGCGTTTTCCCCGTCCAACTACCAACACCGTCCACCAGCGAACTCACCTCCGCCGCTTCAACACCCGCAGCCGCAGAGGGCGTGGAGCGGGGATAATGTAGGGCGATATCAGAGTCCGCTGGCAGCAAACGTCTGGACGAGCGGGGATTCGTATCAGAACGAGACCGGGAACGGGGTGGCGTCGAGCGCGATGGGGGATTACTTTAGCAGTCTGGGGGcaagggaggggatggtatCGGAGTTTGATACgagcttggggttgaggcTGGATTATGAGGCTTGTCTGGCGTATTTGGCGTTTCCGCCGCTGGGGGGGATATTGCTGTTgattttggagaggaagagtgATTACGTCCGGTTTCATGCGTGGCAGTCAAGTTTGCTTTTCACGGGGTTGTTTGTCCTGCATTTGCTGTTTAGCTGGTCGAGTTTCTTGAGCTGGgtgatgtttttgggggatttggtgttgattgggtggttggtgttgaatgCGTATCGGGATGCTGATACGCTGGATAG GTATGAGGTACCGATTGTTGGACGGATAGCGAGCAGGATTCTCGATGATGAGTGA
- a CDS encoding hypothetical protein (COG:S; EggNog:ENOG503Q6XX), with amino-acid sequence MLSFQQPAFYQSSKCFVTHGVMGHVDPKQPPSKGKPWTAFAAQDFVYTADLILPQEVFEVVQEELLKHDAAPQYKRIVMSLHDILSGDFYSSYIKQGNILMLSEGRRGIDNVFALRSGHLTMFLDKEAYERAGLVGKPHGVKGNRGIKPRWIVEIDLNSSSMVKGKKGYDRLIYASKNAFSGAVTWLFCNMTSTVPDPDPLATLSPTSCTSNPSITQDIDALVPILTPSTGTSEQIARDELEDFSSELYEWLALVRLQSPRILQSDSIDPYLSLYRIPNGSNPAKICKLSWRGFFSPSWTRQTLIGLFTVLPSKTWFSFSTTTFSKGLAGDNTECTFLRPPNRPGEYLMWEVRSHE; translated from the exons ATGCTTTCTTTTCAGCAGCCAGCCTTCTACCAATCCTCAAAATGCTTCGTCACACACGGAGTCATGGGCCATGTAGACCCTAAACAGCCCCCATCCAAAGGCAAGCCGTGGACTGCCTTTGCAGCTCAGGATTTTGTCTACACA GCCGATCTCATCTTGCCTCAGGAAGTTTTTGAGGTAGTCCAAGAAGAATTATTGAAGCATGACGCTGCTCCCCAGTACAAGCGGATTGTCATGTCGCTGCACGATATTCTATCTGGGGATTTTTACAGCAGTTACATCAAGCAAGGAAATATTTTGATGCTCTctgagggaagaagagggattGACAATGTTTTTGCTTTGAGGAGTG GGCACTTGACAATGTTCCTCGACAAGGAGGCATATGAGCGAGCCGGCTTGGTGGGAAAGCCGCATGGCGTGAAAGGAAATCGGGGGATTAAGCCTCGTTGGA TTGTCGAGATCGACCTCAACAGCTCATCCATGGTCAAGGGAAAGAAGGGCTACGACAGACTGATCTATGCCAGCAAAAATGCCTTCAGTGGGGCTGTGACTTGGCTTTTCTGCAATATGACTTCCACAG TGCCTGACCCAGACCCATTggccaccctctccccaaccagctGCACGTCtaacccatccatcacacaAGACATCGATGCTCTCGTACCGATCCTTACTCCATCAACAGGCACATCTGAGCAAATCGCCAGGGATGAGCTCGAGGACTTCTCATCCGAACTGTATGAATGGCTTGCTCTGGTCAGACTACAGAGTCCTCGCATTCTACAAAGTGACAGCATCGACCCGTACCTGTCATTATACCGCATCCCAAATGGGAGTAATCCGGCCAAAATCTGCAAGCTCAGTTGGCGAGGATTTttctccccatcatggaCCCGTCAGACCTTGATCGGCCTCTTCAcagtcctcccctccaaaacGTGGTTCTCTTTCAGTACAACCACCTTTTCAAAAGGCCTTGCCGGGGACAACACTGAGTGTACCTTTCTCCGACCGCCAAATCGGCCAGGGGAGTATCTCATGTGGGAAGTCAGGAGTCATGAGTGA
- a CDS encoding hypothetical protein (BUSCO:EOG092648U2; EggNog:ENOG503NV7N; COG:U) yields the protein MPTPSSSAPEPQSPRSFSFSSCPDPEELLSNMPSTSHSQLPPALSPQSPESPQSPSSWHPRPPVAYETDVTMTNEPIAAQSPRSATMSPQPLSERPLPEPEFEVEGMVPVPDQPDESQKQPDQDEEMVSLENDASGGGNTGEGAVARPPNTTMGESSSRRRSRCEKQSPVVGELYEVDIWGPVGNGPRWVEDRGLVGLGHEFSLMRSIPTTPSSFLRPGSKFEGSQESERQRYDVEVEIKYVDMRESFLCGYLKIQGLTDDHPTLTTYFEGEIIGPKYGFITQHPTWGATDKIDLSHWGKFAPFRPYAKQARKGGQVLVKDMAHRENIFMRWKEHFLVPDHRVRTINGASFEGFYYICFNQVKGEVSGIYFHSKSEKFQRLELRHVPNKGCYGAVEFR from the exons ATGCCCACGCCCTCGTCGAGCGCGCCCGAACCCCAGTCGCCTCGttctttctccttctcatcatGTCCTGATCCTGAGGAGCTGCTGTCTAACATGCCGTCCACATCCCACTCCCAACTGCCCCCAGCTCTGTCTCCGCAGTCGCCCGAGTCACCACAATCCCCCTCGAGCTGGCATCCCCGTCCCCCGGTTGCCTACGAAACAGATGTCACCATGACGAACGAACCGATTGCGGCGCAGTCTCCGCGATCAGCCACCATGTCGCCGCAGCCTCTGTCGGAGAGACCCCTTCCGGAACCAGAGTTCGAAGTCGAAGGGATGGTGCCCGTGCCAGATCAGCCAGATGAATCACAGAAGCAACCTGaccaggatgaggagatggttAGCCTTGAGAATGAtgccagtggtggtggcaatACTGGTGAAGGAGCGGTCGCAAGACCACCAAACACAACAATGGGGGAATCATCGAGtaggaggaggtcaagatgtGAAAAACAATCTCCGGTTGTCGGGGAGCTTTACGAGGTGGATATCTGGGGGCCAGTAGGGAACGGCCCTCGATGGGTTGAGGACAGAGGGTTAGTGGGACTGGGGCACGAGTTCTCTCTCATGAGGTCCATACCAACCACACCTTCGTCCTTCTTGCGGCCGGGAAGCAAGTTTGAGGGGTCTCAGGAATCGGAGCGACAACGGTACGATGTAGAGGTGGAAATCAAATACGTCGACATGCGCGAGTCGTTTTTGTGTGGTTATCTGAAGATTCAGG GTTTGACCGATGACCACCCAACACTTACGACCTATTTTGAAGGCGAGATTATCGGCCCCAAGTACGGCTTCATCACACAACACCCAACCTGGGGCGCAACAGACAAGATTGATCTCTCCCACTGGGGAAAGTTTGCGCCTTTCCGTCCCTATGCTAAGCAAGCGCGTAAGGGCGGTCAGGTCCTGGTCAAGGACATGGCCCATCGGGAGAACATCTTCATGCGGTGGAAAGAGCACTTTCTTGTGCCCGACCACCGGGTGAGGACGATCAACGGGGCCAGTTTTGAGGGGTTCTATTACATTTGCTTTAATCaggtgaagggggaggtgagcgGGATCTACTTTCACAGCAAGAGTGAAAA GTTTCAACGGCTAGAGCTGAGACATGTACCCAACAAGGGGTGTTATGGCGCCGTGGAGTTCAGATGA
- a CDS encoding hypothetical protein (EggNog:ENOG503Q39P; COG:S; BUSCO:EOG09265313) — MSPNPYLLAADNPQALLELLRENPSIAVSQDEHGYSLVHAAASYNHFDLLRSLINEFKVPVDIKDEDGETALFVVETVEAARILVEELKLDTKITNDEGQTAREKIEAEEEFPGVAEYLAGLEGANGVANGTELPPAPQGLRVTVGTMDEAEAGEQQPDPEFRRRIEELAARDDIHTPEGQAALRQLVEEAIGGEGLAEERSVRPRQD, encoded by the coding sequence ATGTCCCCTAACCCCtacctcctcgccgccgacaacCCGCAGgccctccttgagctcctccgcGAGAACCCCTCCATTGCCGTGAGCCAGGACGAGCACGGATACTCTCTCGTACACGCTGCCGCCAGCTACAACCATTTCGACCTCCTCCGGAGCTTGATCAACGAATTCAAGGTCCCAGTCGATATCAAAGACGAAGATGGTGAAACAGCCTTGTTTGTGGTTGAGACAGTGGAAGCGGCTCGCATCCTAGTCGAAGAGCTGAAGCTCGACACCAAGATCACAAACGACGAAGGCCAAACCGCCAGAGAAAAGAtcgaggctgaagaagaattCCCAGGGGTTGCCGAGTATCTCGCTGGTTTAGAGGGCGCCAACGGGGTAGCTAATGGCACAGAATTGCCGCCTGCGCCCCAAGGGTTGAGGGTTACTGTTGGTACAATGgatgaggccgaggcgggcgaacaacaaccagaccCTGAGTTCAGGAGAAGGATAGAGGAGCTGGCCGCCAGAGACGATATCCACACACCTGAGGGCCAAGCAGCTTTGCGCCAGcttgttgaggaagccattggtggagagggcctGGCTGAGGAGAGAAGTGTCCGCCCGAGACAGGACTAA
- a CDS encoding hypothetical protein (COG:L; EggNog:ENOG503NW55; BUSCO:EOG09262GNE): MEYLIRFSQSHETFRLPELQALAVLEGIDMEVVSYSLDSPFCIIRLPPSSPPITTTTLARRLIRRSILAMSIHELWGHGPDLASVHAAVKSTTSPLWPSYLSCSFKFTLDSYQGSRTSDQKVSIINSFSYLGFMGPIKMRHPDQEFTLHELWPFNSTPLGIPEPNHLYFTRYLGSSLRDLPKKLDLKKRRYISTTSMDAELALITANIALAGPGKLFYDPFCGTGSFPIAVAEFGAVALGSDIDGRSIRGDGREKTLRGNFEQYGLLGRLGGTFTADLTNSPIRKQELGSDGDGVRGRVFDGIVCDPPYGVREGLMVLGVRDPEKTPWVERKGREMYKQADFIPPRKPYGFLAMLDDILQFAAQTLVDNGRVAFWMPTANDEEQEMPVPSHPYLETLSVSTQVFNKWSRRLICYRRIPDKDVDSAAVKAREERILVGKTADELNPFRKAYFEGFQTPPATTGTSTPAAPATETPPPN; the protein is encoded by the exons ATGGAATATCTCATCCGTTTCTCCCAGTCTCACGAGACCTTCCGTCTCCCTGAGCTGCAAGCCCTAGCCGTTCTCGAAGGGATTGACATGGAAGTCGTATCCTACAGCCTAGAC TCCCCCTTCTGCATaatccgcctccccccttcctcccctcccatcaccacaaccaccctcgCCCGCCGTCTAATCCGCCGCTCCATCCTCGCAATGTCCATCCACGAGCTCTGGGGCCATGGCCCCGACCTCGCCTCGGTCCACGCCGCCGTgaaatccaccacctcccccctctggCCCTCCTatctctcctgctccttcaaATTCACCCTCGACTCCTACCAAGGCTCCCGCACCTCGGATCAAAAAgtctccatcatcaactccttctcctaCCTCGGCTTCATGGGCCCAATCAAAATGCGCCACCCCGACCAAGAATTCACCCTCCACGAACTCTGGCCCTTCAACTCCACCCCTTTGGGAATACCAGAGCCTAACCACTTGTACTTCACCCGCTATCTCGGCTCCTCCCTCCGTGACCTACCAAAGAAACTGGATTTGAAAAAGAGGAGGTATATCTCCACCACAAGCATGGACGCCGAATTGGCGCTCATCACAGCCAATATTGCGCTTGCCGGGCCGGGGAAGTTATTTTATGATCCGTTTTGTGGGACGGGGTCGTTTCCTATCGCGGTTGCCGAGTTTGGGGCGGTGGCGTTGGGGAGTGATATTGATGGGAGGAGTATCaggggagatgggagggAAAAGACGCTTAGGGGGAATTTTGAGCAGTATGGgcttttggggaggttgggggggacgTTCACGGCTGATTTGACGAATAGCCCGATTAGGAAACAAGAACTAGggagtgatggggatggggtgagggggagggtgtttgatgggatTGTGTGTGATCCGCCTTatggggtgagggaggggctgatggtgttgggggtgagggatcCGGAGAAGACGCCttgggtggagaggaaggggagggagatgtaCAA ACAAGCGGATTTCATCCCGCCGAGGAAACCATATGGGTTTTTGGCGATGCTGGATGACATCCTCCAATTTGCGGCTCAGACGCTTGTCGACAATGGCAGAGTGGCGTTCTGGATGCCGACTGCGAACGACGAAGAACAGGAGATGCCTGTGCCGAGTCATCCTTATCTGGAAACACTCTCAGTTTCTACCCAAGTGTTCAACAAAT GGTCCCGCCGTCTAATCTGCTACCGCCGCATCCCCGACAAAGACGTCGACTCAGCAGCCGTCAAAGCCCGCGAGGAGCGCATACTAGTCGGCAAAACAGCCGACGAGCTCAATCCCTTTCGAAAAGCCTACTTTGAAGGGTTTCAAACACCCCCCGCAACAACTGGAACATCAACACCTGCTGCACCAGCAACAGAGACGCCACCCCCAAATTAA
- the trl1 gene encoding tRNA ligase (EggNog:ENOG503NUZY; BUSCO:EOG09261IBJ; COG:J), producing the protein MTDMVDNPLSLKYKASTDYAKDAVDMKVPYISQDPQQIAGLLRGLDDGAKKGKGRSGFHVKKTKYAVAASPTKATVDSWRFQEWDYKRRDLPTYARGLFTTKRQDGTPEIVIRGYDKFFNCGEVRETDWDNILSRTKGPYELTLKENGCIIFISGLEDDTLLVCSKHSTGDRQDAEHSHASVGEKHIERQLQRIGKTKEDLARELRRRNATAVAELCDDNFEEHILAYGPDKAGLYLHGINLNLPEFFTYPSQLVQKFAEDWGFVKTGLIMINDIKEVKAFLEEVAETGAHDGRDVEGFVIRCKMSHDPTKQPFMDWFFKYKFEEPYLMYRQWRECTKSLISGKQPRIKKHVKITEEYLLYARKRLAADRNLGKLYQQNHGIIKLRNDFLEFKQMKGSDAANFEELHGNGGLTEVTRDVIVVPIATIGCGKTTIGVALTKLFGWGHIQNDNITGPKRPPRFTKALLDELDEAPAVFADRNNAQKHERKQLITDVKLQHTNARLVALHFVHNDVENIRKITRDRVLIRGDNHQTIQAATDMGKVVGIMEGFLHRFEPCDPEKEPDAGFDAVIDLDPTVGSRANLEIVIKELHRLYPKLVTEVPSHEAMDEAIKAALEGHTPDLRHNIPDRSNNKGKKPHQQINPVTGRQIKKKPLEYMSVDVQTKDVLDALEKAFASVGNEQAKFYKMLQGQRRIQAKFHVTLMHRAGAKENKELWDRYVAVHEADGQIHDDGRLGEMEVQLERVVFDERVMAIVVRLVPGEGDVITVMGKDGKEETKPKWECVNRVAHITVGTRSDGIKPKESNDLLKRWLEVGSGEGTGIGEVVLEGRPGLKGVVRGVLSR; encoded by the coding sequence ATGACGGATATGGTAGATAACCCACTTTCGCTCAAATACAAGGCTTCGACCGACTACGCCAAAGATGCAGTCGACATGAAAGTCCCATACATCAGCCAAGATCCCCAGCAGATCGCTGGCCTTCTCCGCGGCCTCGATGACGGTGCCAAAAAGGGCAAGGGAAGGAGCGGCTTCCACGTCAAGAAGACAAAATACGCCGTTGCCGCCTCGCCAACCAAGGCGACAGTAGACTCGTGGAGATTTCAGGAGTGGGACTACAAGCGAAGAGATCTCCCAACCTACGCTCGTGGCctgttcaccaccaaacGACAGGACGGCACCCCGGAAATCGTCATTCGGGGGTACGACAAGTTTTTCAACTGCGGCGAGGTACGCGAGACGGATTGGGACAATATTCTGAGCAGAACCAAGGGCCCATATGAGCTCACGCTGAAAGAAAACGGAtgcatcatcttcatcagcGGGCTTGAGGACGACACACTTCTTGTCTGCAGCAAACACTCGACTGGAGACCGGCAGGATGCTGAGCACAGCCACGCCAGCGTTGGCGAGAAGCATATCGAGAGACAGTTGCAGCGTATTGGAAAAACCAAGGAGGACTTGGCCAGGGAactgagaagaaggaacgccactgctgttgctgagcttTGCGATGACAACTTTGAGGAGCATATTTTGGCCTACGGGCCGGACAAGGCCGGTCTTTACCTTCACggcatcaacctcaaccttccTGAATTCTTCACCTACCCTTCGCAGCTTGTCCAGAAGTTCGCCGAGGACTGGGGCTTCGTCAAGACGGGGCTCATCATGATTAACGATATCAAGGAGGTCAAAGCTTTCCTCGAGGAGGTTGCCGAAACCGGAGCACATGATGGGCGTGACGTGGAGGGCTTTGTCATTCGCTGCAAGATGAGCCACGATCCTACGAAGCAACCTTTTATGGATTGGTTCTTCAAGTACAAGTTCGAGGAGCCCTATCTGATGTACCGCCAGTGGAGAGAGTGCACCAAGTCTCTGATCTCGGGGAAGCAGCCGAGGATCAAGAAGCACGTCAAGATCACTGAGGAGTATCTTTTGTACGCCCGCAAGAGGTTGGCCGCTGATCGAAACTTGGGCAAGCTCTACCAGCAGAACCATGGCATCATCAAGCTGAGAAACGACTTCCTCGAGTTCAAGCAGATGAAGGGGTCTGATGCCGCCAATTTTGAGGAATTGCACGGCAACGGAGGGCTCACCGAGGTGACACGAGATGTCATTGTTGTTCCGATCGCTACTATTGGATGCGGTAAGACGACTATCGGAGTTGCTCTCACCAAGCTCTTCGGCTGGGGTCACATCCAGAATGACAACATCACCGGTCCCAAGCGCCCTCCGCGTTTCACCAAGGCTCTCCTTGACGAGCTTGACGAGGCCCCTGCCGTCTTTGCCGACCGCAACAACGCCCAGAAGCATGAGCGCAAGCAGTTGATCACGGATGTCAAGCTTCAGCACACCAATGCCAGGCTTGTGGCTCTCCACTTTGTCCACAACGACGTCGAAAACATCCGAAAAATCACCCGGGACCGCGTGCTCATCCGTGGCGACAACCACCAGACCATCCAGGCTGCCACGGACATGGGCAAGGTAGTCGGTATCATGGAGGGTTTCCTCCACCGGTTTGAGCCCTGCGATCCAGAGAAGGAGCCAGATGCCGGTTTCGACGCCGTGATTGACCTCGATCCTACCGTCGGAAGCAGAGCCAACCTCGAGATTGTCATCAAGGAGCTTCACCGTCTCTACCCCAAGCTTGTCACTGAGGTTCCTTCTCATGAGGCTATGGATGAGGCCATCAAGGCTGCTCTGGAGGGGCATACTCCTGATCTGAGACACAACATCCCCGATCgctccaacaacaagggcaagaagcCTCACCAACAGATCAACCCTGTTACTGGCAggcagatcaagaagaagcctcTCGAGTACATGTCTGTCGACGTCCAGACCAAGGATGTGCTGGACGCGCTGGAGAAGGCTTTCGCCTCGGTGGGCAACGAGCAGGCAAAGTTTTACAAGATGCTTCAGGGCCAGAGGAGGATCCAGGCCAAGTTCCACGTTACGTTGATGCACCGCGCTGGAGCCAAGGAGAATAAAGAACTTTGGGATCGGTATGTGGCTGTTCATGAGGCGGATGGGCAGATTCATGACGATGGGAggctgggggagatggaggttcAGCTTGAGAGGGTGGTCTTTGATGAGAGGGTTATGGCGATTGTGGTTAGGCTGGTgcctggggagggggatgtgatTACTGTTATggggaaggatgggaaggaggagacgaagCCGAAGTGGGAGTGTGTGAACAGGGTTGCGCATATTACTGTTGGCACGAGGAGCGATGGGATTAAGCCGAAGGAGTCGAATGAtttgttgaagaggtggttggaggtggggagcggggaggggacggggattggggaggtggttttggaggggaggcCGGGGTTGAAGGGTGTCGTGCGGGGGGTGCTTTCTAGGTAG
- a CDS encoding hypothetical protein (EggNog:ENOG503NYM1; COG:J) has protein sequence MPPRLRCTASARGLTAVVKPSRPSAALLRPSTPAVTSAARQYATVSRGLSLPDDYVPPTKPPTARPGETRKAQLLRTYTSLLRTTPVVLLFQHNNLTAEEWIAVRRELKAALDAVPATGDASADIASKAKIQVVRTSIFDVAMKLVEFFDPSKVEPTSAPTATGKRVKVTYNHDLSKAAWKAVKSVTMGETKIPETSTYAQLSALMVGPVAAFTLPSVSPQHLAAALSILAPSPPQFPAPTRKKNPGYHEPITQSALQKLLLIGARIEDKAFDMEGVKWVGGIDNGLDGLRAQLVHMLQSAGMGLTSTLEGAGKALWLTMESRRTVLEEEQNAQVPTPVGLTGCFPCARQPPQLNAAQQRNTSFLWCEGDFP, from the exons ATGCCACCAAGATTACGATGCACAGCGTCGGCCCGCGGCCTGACTGCTGTTGTCAAACCCTCCAGACCATCTGCTGCTCTCCTGCgcccatcaaccccagcagTGACCTCGGCCGCCAGACAATATGCGACGGTATCTAGAGGCCTGAGCCTCCCCGACGACTATGTCCCTCCCACAAAACCGCCCACGGCCCGTCCTGGCGAGACCCGGAAGGCCCAGCTACTCCGAACATatacctccctcctccgcaccaCCCCCGTGGTTCTCCTGTTCCAACACAATAACCTGACTGCCGAGGAATGGATTGCTGTTAGACGGGAACTCAAGGCCGCTCTTGACGCTGTACCAGCTACGGGAGATGCGTCTGCCGATATAGCCTCCAAGGCTAAGATCCAGGTCGTCAGAACAAGTATCTTCGATGTCGCCATGAAGCTGGTCGAGTTCTTCGATCCCTCGAAAGTCGAGCCCACCTCTGCTCCTACTGCTACCGGCAAGAGGGTAAAGGTCACGTACAACCACGATCTTTCCAAGGCTGCCTGGAAGGCCGTCAAGAGTGTCACCATGGGCGAGACTAAGATTCCCGAAACCTCCACATACGCTCAGCTTTCGGCTCTTATGGTCGGTCCTGTGGCAGCGTTCACTCTCCCATCTGTGTCGCCTCAacatcttgctgctgccctcAGCATTCTCGCCCCCAGCCCTCCACAGTTCCCTGCGCCAACAAGAAAGAAGAACCCCGGTTATCATGAACCTATCACCCAGAGCGCCCTGCAGAAGCTGCTGCTAATTGGTGCCCGGATTGAGGACAAGGCGTTTGATATGGAGGGCGTCAAGTGGGTTGGTGGCATCGACAATGGTCTGGATGGTCTGCGTGCCCAGCTTGTGCACATGCTCCAGAGCGCGGGCATGGGTCTCACCTCGACGCTCGAGGGTGCGGGCAAGGCGCTCTGGCTCACGATGGAGAGCAGGAGAActgtgttggaggaggagcagaacG CTCAGGTGCCTACCCCGGTCGGCTTAACCGGATGCTTTCCTTGCGCGcgtcaacccccccagctCAATGCGGCTCAGCAACGCAACACCAGCTTCTTGTGGTGCGAGGGTGATTTCCCTTGA